The genome window TAGAAATTCTGAAGGTCTTGAGGTTATCAGGCACTCAACTGTGCACGTAATGGCAATGGCTATTCAAGATGTTTTTCCTGGAACACAAATTACTATTGGGCCTGTGGTAGAAAATCAATTTTATTACGATATTTACCCAAAAGAAGGGGTAAAAATTGGAACTAATGAGTTTCCTTTAATTGAAAAAAGAATGCAGGAAATCATTGAAAAAAATATTCCTTTTACCAGAAGAGTTGTCTCTCGAGAGGATGCAGTAAAGCATTTTGATAGATTAGGTGAAAAATTTAAAGTAGAGATTGTAAAAGATCTTCCAGCTGATAGTGAAATAAAAATATATGCCATAGCTGATTGGGATGATCTTTGTCGTGGTCCTCACGTTCAATCTACAGGAAAATTAGGTCATTTTAAACTAATGAGTGTGGCAGGTGCATATTGGCGTGCAAATAAAGATAACGAACAATTAGTACGTATTTATGGTACCGCTTGGCCAACTAAAAAAGATTTAGATGGCTATTTAAACATGCTGGAAGAAGCCAAAAAAAGAGATCATGTTTTGCTCGGTAAACAATTAAACTTGTTTACTTTAATGAGTGATATTGCTCCAGGCGCAGCCTTTTTCTTCCCAAATGGGGCTAAAATATTTACACTATTACAAAATTATATTCGAGTGAAATGGGCGCAATTTGGCTTTCAAGAAATACAAAGTCCTCAGGTTATGAATGTTAACTTATGGAAAGTAAGTGGGCATTATGAAAAATATCGTGATGACATGTACATTTTTAAAGATGACCATGATGATGAATTTGGTATAAAACCAATGAGTTGTCCGGGACATGTGCGAATGTTTATGGTTGGACAAAAATCCTATCGCGATCTTCCGTTACGTTATGGTGAATTTGGAGTTGTTCACAGAAATGAATTAAGTGGAACTTTGCATGGTTTAACAAGAGTAAGACGTATCACCCAAGACGACGGGCATATTTTTTGTATGCTGAGTCAGGTACAAACTGAAATTATGTCTGCTCTTCAATTTGTAAAAGAAGTCTATGCAGATCTTGGATTTAATGAAGTAATTTATATGCTTTCAACACGGCCAGAAAATCGGATAGGTTCTGATGAAATTTGGGATACAGCAGAAAATGCACTTGAAGAAGCTTTGAAAAAATCAGATGTAAATTATCAGGTAAATCCTGGTGATGGTGCTTTTTATGGGCCTAAAATTGATTTTAAAGTAAAAGATGCTATTGGACGTATGCATCAATGTGCAACCATTCAGTTAGATTTCCAAATGCCTGCACGCTTTGGAATTAGTTATCAGGCTGCAAATAACACTCAAGAATCACCTGTAATGGTGCATAGAGCAGTGTTAGGATCTGTCGAAAGGTTTATGGGAATATTTATTGAACATTGTGCAGGACATTTTCCTGTTGGATTAGCACCAGTTCAATGTCGAGTTGTCACTGTAACAGAAGCTCAAGACGGTTATGCACATAAAGTAACAAATTTCTTAAAAGCGAACGGTGTAAGAGTGGAAACTGATTTTAGCAATGATAAATTAGGAGCAAAAATTCGCGATGCTCAGTTGCTTAAAATTCCTTATATGTTAGTCATTGGTGACAAAGAGGTTCAAACGAATACTCTAACTGCTCGTTATCGTGATGGTAAAAACCTAGCGCCAATGTCACCAGAAGATTTTCTGACTTTTATTAAAAACGAAAGCGGAATTTTCTGGGGCTTAGATACTAATCAAAGATAGTTATTTGGAAGGAATCGAAATGATAAATTTATTAATGAAGACAAATTATGGTGAAATTTCTATCGAATTAAATGATGAAAAAGCTCCGATGACAAGTGAAAATTTTGTTAAATATGTTAAGTCACAACATTTTGATGGATCTATTTTTCATCGAGTTATTCCAGGCTTTATGATTCAAGGCGGTGGTTTTGACTCCAATATGAAAGAAAAATCAACAAATAATCCTATAGAAAATGAAGCAAAAAATGGCTTAGGAAATGAACGCGGTACAATTGCAATGGCGCGTACAAACGATCCTCATTCTGCAACTGCTCAATTTTTTATAAACCTAACAAATAATGATTTCTTAAATAATCGTGGTGAACAATGGGGCTATGCAGTTTTTGGAAAAGTCACACAAGGAATGGATGTTGTTGACGCTATTGCAAAAGTAAAAACTGGAAATCAAGGGTTTCACAGAGATGTACCGGTTACTCCTGTAATTATCGAATCAGTTACTTTGGTTTAAGCATAGTTAAGTAAATATTTTTGAATAGCCATTTCATAATGGCTATTTTTTTTATATTTTTCTTTATAAGGAAATAAAATTAAGGAGCAATAAACATGCTTGAAGAATTAAGAAAACTTCCTAAAGCTGAACTGCATTTGCATATTGAAGGAACTCTAGAACCTGAGCTTCTGTTTACTTTGGCCAAAAGGAATAATATTTTATTGCCTTATAAAGATATCGATGAATTGAAAGATAAATATCATTTTCATGATTTACAATCTTTTTTAGATATTTACTATAATGGAACAAATGTTCTTATAACGAAACAAGATTTTTATGACTTAACTTTTGCCTATTTAGCTAAAGCAAAGCAAGATGGGATAAGGCATGTTGAAATCTTTTTTGATCCACAAAGTCATGTTTCGCGTGGGATTGAGTTTAAAGATGTAATTGAAGGTATTAGTGAAGCATTAGAACAAGGGAAAAAAGAGTTTGGGATTAGTTACTTTATAATTATGAGCTTTTTAAGACATTTATCCCAAGAAAACGCTTTAGAAGTGTTAGAGATGGCTTTACCTTATAAAGATAAAATAAAAGCAGTAGGTCTCGATTCTTCTGAATTAGGGAATCCTCCAAGTAAATTTGTTGAGTTATTCAAAAAATGTAAAGAGAATAATTTCCTGACAGTAGCGCATGCAGGTGAAGAAGGGCCCGCGAGTTATATTTGGGAAGCTTTAAATCTACTAGAAATTGAAAGAATTGATCATGGTATACGCTGTACTGAAGATCCTGAATTATTAAAAACAATCATCCAAAAAAATATTCCTTTAACTGTTTGCCCATTGTCTAATATAAAATTAAAAGTGTATCAAGAAATGAAAGAGCATAATGTTAAAAAATTATTTGATTTAGGAGTTAAAGTAACTATTAATTCGGATGATCCTGCTTACTTTGGCGGTTATCTCCTTGAAAATTATATTCAGTGCCACAATGAACTAGGATTCACATATAAAGATATGTGTGATATTTCTAAAAATTCTATTGAAGCATCTTTTCTTTCAAGTGCAGATAAATTAAAATTAATTAAAGAAATTGATTCTCTAAACCAAAAGACAATTGTATGAATTCTGATAAACAAGAAGAAACTAAAAAAATATTAATTATGCTTCCAAGGCAACTAGGTGATGTATTACTAGCCACACCGCTAGCTGCTGAATTAAGAAAACAATTTCCTGCCGCTGAACTCCATTGGTGGTCGCATCCCATGGCAAAGGAAATATTAAATGATAATCCTTTTTTAAATGAAGTTTATTACTTACCAATTTGGGACAAAAAAAAGTATAAAAAAACTTTTTTCTTGAAGAAATTTTTCCTTTGGCTTGGTTATATTTTTTCTGAGTTGAAACTATTTCTCAAACTTATGTTAAACGGATATGATATTGTAATTGATGCTATTAATTATCCTCGTTCTAGTTTACAAGCTGTAGCTACTTTTGCGCCAATTAGAATATCCTTTAAATGTAATTCAGTTCGAGATTTTGCATATAATAAGTTAGTTGACAGAACTAAACTGGATGAGGGATATTTAGGTTATACACGTTTGTTACTTCTTGAGCCTTTAGGTATTAAAATAAGTAACATAGATCCATTGCAAATAAAATTAAATTTACCAATACTTTCCGAAAATAAAATTAATCCAGAGCTTTGGTTAAAGGAACAATTGGAAATATTACATGCTAAAGAATTTGTTGTAATGAGTCCCACATCTCGTTATCTCGATAGATGCTGGCCAATAGAACATTATACTGAATTAGCGTTGCTTATTATCCGTGAATT of Pigmentibacter sp. JX0631 contains these proteins:
- the thrS gene encoding threonine--tRNA ligase, coding for MSSLSIFLPDGSSRSFPSSSTVFDVAKSISSGLAKSAIVGKINGKLVDLDHPIHEGDKVEIVTDRNSEGLEVIRHSTVHVMAMAIQDVFPGTQITIGPVVENQFYYDIYPKEGVKIGTNEFPLIEKRMQEIIEKNIPFTRRVVSREDAVKHFDRLGEKFKVEIVKDLPADSEIKIYAIADWDDLCRGPHVQSTGKLGHFKLMSVAGAYWRANKDNEQLVRIYGTAWPTKKDLDGYLNMLEEAKKRDHVLLGKQLNLFTLMSDIAPGAAFFFPNGAKIFTLLQNYIRVKWAQFGFQEIQSPQVMNVNLWKVSGHYEKYRDDMYIFKDDHDDEFGIKPMSCPGHVRMFMVGQKSYRDLPLRYGEFGVVHRNELSGTLHGLTRVRRITQDDGHIFCMLSQVQTEIMSALQFVKEVYADLGFNEVIYMLSTRPENRIGSDEIWDTAENALEEALKKSDVNYQVNPGDGAFYGPKIDFKVKDAIGRMHQCATIQLDFQMPARFGISYQAANNTQESPVMVHRAVLGSVERFMGIFIEHCAGHFPVGLAPVQCRVVTVTEAQDGYAHKVTNFLKANGVRVETDFSNDKLGAKIRDAQLLKIPYMLVIGDKEVQTNTLTARYRDGKNLAPMSPEDFLTFIKNESGIFWGLDTNQR
- a CDS encoding peptidylprolyl isomerase translates to MINLLMKTNYGEISIELNDEKAPMTSENFVKYVKSQHFDGSIFHRVIPGFMIQGGGFDSNMKEKSTNNPIENEAKNGLGNERGTIAMARTNDPHSATAQFFINLTNNDFLNNRGEQWGYAVFGKVTQGMDVVDAIAKVKTGNQGFHRDVPVTPVIIESVTLV
- a CDS encoding adenosine deaminase; its protein translation is MNMLEELRKLPKAELHLHIEGTLEPELLFTLAKRNNILLPYKDIDELKDKYHFHDLQSFLDIYYNGTNVLITKQDFYDLTFAYLAKAKQDGIRHVEIFFDPQSHVSRGIEFKDVIEGISEALEQGKKEFGISYFIIMSFLRHLSQENALEVLEMALPYKDKIKAVGLDSSELGNPPSKFVELFKKCKENNFLTVAHAGEEGPASYIWEALNLLEIERIDHGIRCTEDPELLKTIIQKNIPLTVCPLSNIKLKVYQEMKEHNVKKLFDLGVKVTINSDDPAYFGGYLLENYIQCHNELGFTYKDMCDISKNSIEASFLSSADKLKLIKEIDSLNQKTIV
- a CDS encoding glycosyltransferase family 9 protein, with protein sequence MNSDKQEETKKILIMLPRQLGDVLLATPLAAELRKQFPAAELHWWSHPMAKEILNDNPFLNEVYYLPIWDKKKYKKTFFLKKFFLWLGYIFSELKLFLKLMLNGYDIVIDAINYPRSSLQAVATFAPIRISFKCNSVRDFAYNKLVDRTKLDEGYLGYTRLLLLEPLGIKISNIDPLQIKLNLPILSENKINPELWLKEQLEILHAKEFVVMSPTSRYLDRCWPIEHYTELALLIIREFNVPVVWSRAPGEEEYILKVHHNLIKKLRLNKIQENYSLLPPLMTIREITYLTSLSLGCVANSNGMSHFAVASGTKMIQLHGPTVPLNWIPPDTKKYLGIQKNTGCFGCSSNICKMPRHECMEDILPIDVFKKAVELFALKKE